In Photobacterium sp. TLY01, the following proteins share a genomic window:
- a CDS encoding Fic family protein, producing MWIWQQPGWPNFTWDKSVIEPRLREVRLNQGILLGKMMSQSQDSTQTLLDTLLANILHSSAIEGEKLNAFSVRSSLANRLGIREERPFPTTEQSDGFAEIMLDAVENADAPLTLARILHWHDRLFPEGYTMFNPVIGGRLRGEAPMQVVSGRIDRPVVHFEAPGREVLEGELAQFIEWFNVSKADPSLDPLLRAAITHLWFVTLHPLDDGNGRITRLLTDLALAQAEQQSVRFYAMSVAILAHRGSYYEILEQTQKGELDITPWLQWFFNILDETFSLVLKEIDQTIYKTNFWRKVDQTSLTSEQVKVLNRMLDGDFEQGISAGQYHKVAKVSKPTATRHLATLVELRCLVKSESGGRSTRYHLP from the coding sequence ATGTGGATATGGCAACAACCCGGCTGGCCGAATTTTACGTGGGATAAAAGCGTTATCGAACCGCGTCTCAGAGAAGTTCGCCTGAATCAGGGGATTTTATTGGGCAAGATGATGAGTCAGTCGCAAGACAGCACTCAAACTCTGCTTGATACGCTGTTAGCCAATATCCTTCATTCCAGCGCGATAGAAGGGGAGAAACTCAATGCGTTCTCTGTTCGCTCATCGTTAGCTAATAGGCTGGGTATTCGTGAGGAAAGGCCATTTCCGACCACAGAGCAGTCTGACGGATTTGCTGAAATCATGCTCGATGCCGTCGAGAATGCAGACGCTCCGCTCACGCTGGCGCGCATCTTACATTGGCACGACAGACTGTTTCCCGAAGGTTATACGATGTTCAACCCTGTGATTGGTGGCCGGCTCAGGGGAGAGGCGCCGATGCAGGTTGTTTCCGGCAGGATTGATCGCCCGGTGGTTCACTTTGAAGCGCCCGGCAGGGAAGTACTGGAAGGGGAGCTTGCTCAGTTTATTGAGTGGTTCAATGTGTCCAAAGCCGATCCTTCCCTTGATCCCTTATTAAGAGCGGCAATTACGCATTTATGGTTTGTTACACTGCACCCGCTAGATGACGGGAATGGTCGTATCACCCGATTACTGACAGATTTAGCACTGGCTCAGGCGGAACAGCAGTCAGTGCGTTTTTATGCGATGTCTGTGGCAATTCTTGCTCATCGAGGCAGTTATTACGAAATATTAGAGCAAACCCAGAAAGGTGAACTGGACATTACCCCCTGGTTACAGTGGTTTTTCAATATCCTGGATGAAACCTTCTCACTGGTGCTCAAAGAAATCGATCAAACCATATATAAGACAAATTTCTGGCGGAAAGTTGACCAGACCAGTCTCACATCAGAGCAGGTTAAAGTACTTAACCGCATGCTGGATGGCGACTTTGAGCAGGGAATCAGCGCTGGCCAGTACCATAAAGTGGCGAAAGTGAGCAAACCAACAGCCACCCGGCACTTAGCCACATTGGTTGAACTGAGGTGTCTGGTTAAGTCAGAGTCAGGTGGTCGAAGTACTCGCTACCACCTGCCATAA
- a CDS encoding DUF2071 domain-containing protein, which produces MQEKRKLKDYLTDRPKPKGIDIHCGLKHFAIITYAVPAERFQGILPERFQLDTVDINGKKMGLISVVPFIDVDFTSAVFPFPKFTMGQTNYRIYIIDSKTGERCVWFLGTVLDSWTLTVPKYLWSLPWHSGKISFDCTFNEATGLYDKYHMDTQSSWAEASVDLVQSESDSFDFPGFPDTESALVYLTHPLAGFYYRRDKKPGTYRVWHKQLDVKPAKLLSAKFKLLSDLGIVHESEQQAPYSVLIEPINEFTIYLPPTVVG; this is translated from the coding sequence GTGCAAGAAAAGCGAAAGCTAAAAGATTACTTAACCGATAGACCAAAGCCAAAGGGTATAGATATACATTGTGGCTTGAAGCATTTTGCGATTATTACTTATGCTGTTCCGGCTGAGCGTTTCCAAGGGATTTTACCTGAAAGGTTCCAATTGGATACTGTCGACATTAACGGTAAAAAAATGGGGTTAATATCAGTCGTTCCATTTATTGATGTTGATTTTACTTCGGCTGTTTTCCCGTTTCCAAAATTTACCATGGGGCAAACAAACTATCGAATATACATCATCGATAGCAAAACGGGTGAACGTTGCGTCTGGTTCCTGGGTACAGTTTTAGATTCCTGGACACTAACTGTGCCAAAATATTTATGGAGTCTTCCCTGGCATTCAGGAAAAATTAGCTTCGATTGCACTTTCAATGAAGCGACTGGTTTGTACGATAAATACCATATGGATACACAGTCGAGTTGGGCCGAAGCATCTGTTGATTTAGTTCAATCAGAATCTGATTCATTTGACTTTCCGGGATTCCCGGATACCGAATCTGCATTAGTTTATCTGACGCACCCTCTGGCAGGGTTTTATTATCGAAGAGACAAGAAACCAGGTACATATCGCGTATGGCATAAACAGTTGGACGTTAAACCAGCTAAGTTACTGTCAGCAAAATTTAAGCTTCTGTCTGATCTCGGTATCGTTCACGAATCAGAGCAACAGGCTCCGTACAGTGTTTTAATTGAACCGATAAATGAATTTACGATTTACTTGCCCCCAACAGTTGTAGGGTAA